In Amia ocellicauda isolate fAmiCal2 chromosome 5, fAmiCal2.hap1, whole genome shotgun sequence, a genomic segment contains:
- the apaf1 gene encoding apoptotic protease-activating factor 1 isoform X1 has translation MEERARSCLLRSRAKMEADIKASYLMDHMVSDAVLTNEEEEKVKARLTRKEQAAALIDLILRKDNYTYISFYNALIREGYGDLASLLQSDLPLISPEAEKSFLGGGTPYVQTVLCEGGVPQRPGVFVSRPELINRIREKLYKLQKGAGWVTVFGMAGFGKSVLAAEALRDETLLKECFPGGVQWLSVGQLDKAGLLVKIQSLCFRLDQDSESSHRPPNSIEEARDRLRFLMLRKYPRSLLILDDIWDSVVLKAFDIQCRVLLTTRDRSLSDSVTGQKHEVSVGNGLEEDKALEVLALFVNKKVTALPEEARRIVHECKGSPLVVSLIGALLREFPGRWDYYLRQLQNKQFKRIRKSSSYDYEALDQAMSVSIDVLKEDLKEYYKDLTVLEKDVKVPAKVLSVLWDLEPEDVEDILQEFVNKSLLFRDCNQRPYLYYLHDLQLDFLSEQNRYRIQELHSKVVHQYQKHYKSGPPTTGDTECHYWFRYLGYHMANGNLAEELYSLLFSLDWVKTKARVMGPAHVINDYVEYRSMLDKENRMVRNNFQEFLSLNGHRLEQRPFPNVYQLGLSQPNSSEVYRQARLRAEEETKKGAFYLDWINKSSLESLSRLVVQPQKDSIYYACFSKDGERIASCGADGTVQVFTSTSGEKLLEMDAHEDEVLCCAFSPDDKLIATCSADKKIKIWNSQRGKLIRTYDEHSEQVNHCQFTNKSRRILLATCSNDGYSKLWNINKTGSQNTMFGHMESVNHCCFSPEDDYLASFSSDGTLKIWDVSSGNEWKSIDIKSYFPSPSEDVEEVDVIVKCGAWSADGSRVIAAARNTVFVFNVETSNLLSEIKTSRHSTIQSCDFCPTGQLVAIALSHFTVELWEIESNKKVADCSGHLSWVHCVRFSPDGSILLSSSDDQTVRLWETKKVHKSSSVCLKRDSDVLFDQDEITVLAADNRNHLQLRNGRTGQVIYQSEEQESRIRCSCLCKDPLVAALGRRDGTVKAGVMSPKQVLRSIGWWTLQLLTIQQSFLMALGLANGTVKVVEIPNGNIISTLTGHSNSVLHCQFTADGQTLITCSEDTTIRVWNWRSSGCKVLQGHTEQVKRFILLEDSRLLSWSFDGTVKVWSVITSELIQDITCHKGAILSCDVSPDGRKFASASADKSAKIWTFDSFDVLHVLSGHEACVRSCRFSWDNKCLATGDDNGEIKIWCAIDGTLLRVCTQDSKDSLESYHGGWVTDLHFSPDGCALISTGGYIKWWDVEKGEALQTFYTAGTNLKGIHVSPDFKTFVTIDNIGILYVLEKVE, from the exons ATGGAGGAAAGAGCACGCAGCTGTTTGTTGCGCTCCAGAGCCAAGATGGAGGCGGATATCAAGGCTTCATATCTCATGGATCACATGGTTAGCGATGCAGTGCTCACGAATGAGGAAGAAGAGAAGGTGAAAGCCAGG TTGACTAGAAAGGAGCAAGCAGCTGCattgattgatttgattttgagaAAGGACAACTATACCTACATTTCATTCTATAATGCTTTAATCCGTGAAGGCTACGGAGACCTTGCCTCATTGTTGCAAAGTGACCTTCCTCTTATCTCACCGGAAGCAGAGAAAAGCTTTTTAGGAGGAGGCACCCCTTATG TCCAGACAGTGCTTTGCGAAGGAGGTGTTCCTCAGAGACCAGGTGTATTTGTCAGTCGACCAGAGCTAATCAACCGCATTCGAGAGAAACTGTACAAATTGCAGAAGGGTGCTGGCTGGGTCACTGTTTTCGGCATGGCAGGCTTTGGGAAATCTGTGCTGGCCGCTGAGGCATTGAGGGACGAAACTCTGCTTAAAG AGTGCTTTCCTGGGGGAGTCCAGTGGTTGTCTGTGGGGCAGCTGGACAAGGCAGGGCTTCTGGTCAAGATTCAGTCCCTGTGCTTCCGTTTGGACCAGGACTCCGAGTCCTCCCACAGACCCCCGAACTCCATTGAGGAGGCCCGAGACCGTCTCAGGTTCCTCATGCTCCGCAAATACCCCAG ATCCCTTTTGATTCTGGATGACATCTGGGACAGTGTGGTTCTGAAGGCCTTTGATATTCAGTGCAGAGTTCTCCTCACTACCCGAGATCGGAGCCTGAGTGATTCTGTGACAG GACAGAAGCATGAAGTGTCTGTGGGCAATGGGCTGGAAGAAGACAAGGCCCTGGAAGTGCTAGCTCTGTTTGTAAACAAGAAAGTAACAGCTTTGCCAGAGGAGGCTCGACGCATTGTACATGAGTGCaaag GGTCTCCTCTTGTGGTGTCTCTAATTGGAGCTCTGCTGCGAGAATTCCCAGGCCGCTGGGATTACTACCTACGACAGCTGCAAAACAAGCAGTTTAAAAGGATTCGCAAGTCTTCCTCCTATGACTACGAGGCTTTAGATCAAGCCATGTCAGTCAGCATAGACGTACTGAAAGAGGATCTCAAGGAGTATTACAAAGATTTAACGGTCCTGGAGAAGGATGTCAAAGTGCCAGCAAAG gTTCTTTCAGTCCTCTGGGATCTGGAACCCGAGGACGTGGAGGACATCCTTCAAGAGTTTGTGAACAAATCCTTACTCTTTCGTGACTGCAACCAGAGGCCTTACCTCTATTACCTGCATGACCTGCAACTGGACTTCCTCTCAGAGCAGAACCGCTACAGGATTCAG GAGCTTCATTCCAAAGTGGTTCATCAGTACCagaagcattataaaagtggtCCTCCAACCACTGGTGACACAGAGTGCCATTACTGGTTCAGATACCTGGGCTATCACATGGCCAATGGAAACCTGGCCGAG GAGCTATACTCACTCTTGTTCTCCCTGGACTGGGTAAAGACCAAGGCTCGGGTCATGGGACCGGCCCATGTCATCAATGACTATGTGGAGTACCGCAGCATGCTGGACAAGGAG AACAGGATGGTTCGAAATAATTTCCAGGAGTTTTTGTCTTTGAATGGACACCGGTTGGAACAGAGGCCCTTTCCAAATGTCTATCAGTTGGGCCTCAGTCAGCCCAACTCCTCAGAGGTATATCGTCAAGCAAGACTGAGAGCAGAGGAAGAGACAAAGAAGGGAGCCTTCTACCTGGACTGGAT CAACAAAAGTAGTTTAGAGAGTTTATCCCGCCTGGTTGTACAACCGCAGAAGGATTCCATCTACTATGCTTGCTTTTCTAAAGATGGTGAAAGGATAGCATCCTGTGGAGCAGATGGCACTGTACAG GTGTTCACGAGTACATCTGGGGAGAAACTTCTGGAAATGGATGCCCATGAAGATGAAGTGCTCTGCTGTGCATTCTCTCCAGATGACAAGTTAATAGCCACATGTTCTGCAGACAAGAAGATAAAG ATTTGGAACTCGCAGAGGGGAAAACTGATCCGAACGTATGATGAGCACAGCGAACAGGTCAATCACTGCCAGTTTACCAACAAAAGCCGTAGAATCTTACTGGCTACCTGTTCAAATGATGGCTATTCCAAG CTGTGGAACATCAATAAGACAGGGTCTCAGAACACAATGTTTGGACACATGGAATCTGTCAACCACTGCTGTTTTTCACCGGAGGATGATTATCTGGCTAGCTTCTCAAGTGATGGAACACTAAAG ATTTGGGATGTATCATCAGGGAACGAATGGAAGTCCATTGACATTAAGAGTTACTTCCCCAGCCCCTCTGAGGATGTTGAAGAAGTGGACGTGATTGTGAAGTGTGGCGCCTGGTCTGCTGATGGCTCCCGGGTTATCGCTGCTGCGAGAAATACTGTTTTT GTGTTTAATGTTGAAACCTCTAATCTGTTGTCAGAAATCAAAACCAGTCGGCACAGCACCATTCAGTCCTGTGACTTCTGTCCAACCGGCCAGTTAGTGGCCATTGCGTTGTCCCATTTTACTGTGGAG CTGTGGGAAATCGAGTCCAATAAGAAAGTGGCTGACTGCAGTGGGCATCTGAGCTGGGTGCACTGTGTGAGGTTCTCTCCAGACGGGTCTATATTACTCTCGTCCTCAGATGACCAGACTGTCAGG CTTTGGGAAACAAAGAAAGTACACAAGTCGTCTTCTGTGTGTTTGAAGCGAGACTCTGATGTGCTTTTTGATCAGGACGAAATCACTGTTTTGGCTGCAGACaacagaaaccatttacag TTGAGAAATGGTAGGACAGGACAAGTGATTTATCAGTCAGAGGAACAGGAGTCTCGCATTCGTTGCTCCTGTCTCTGTAAAGACCCTCTGGTTGCAGCTCTGGGCAGAAGGGATGGAACTGTGAAG GCAGGTGTGATGTCTCCAAAGCAGGTACTAAGGAGCATTGGCTGGTGGACTCTACAGCTGCTGACAATCCAGCAGAGCTTTCTAATGGCTCTAGGACTAGCAAATGGCACAGTAAAG GTCGTGGAGATTCCTAATGGCAATATTATAAGCACACTAACGGGACACTCCAATTCCGTGCTGCATTGTCAGTTTACTGCTGATGGACAAACTCTCATCACGTGTTCAGAGGACACAACAATTAGG GTGTGGAACTGGAGGTCTTCTGGATGCAAGGTTCTGCAAGGCCACACAGAGCAGGTGAAGAGATTCATCCTGCTAGAAGATTCAAGACTCTTATCGTGGTCGTTCGACGGCACCGTCAAG GTGTGGAGTGTAATCACCAGTGAGCTTATCCAGGATATCACCTGTCACAAAGGGGCAATTTTGTCTTGTGATGTCTCCCCCGATGGAAGGAAGTTTGCATCTGCCTCTGCTGACAAAAGTGCTAAG ATCTGGACCTTTGATTCTTTTGATGTGCTCCACGTACTTAGCGGACACGAGGCCTGTGTCAGAAGCTGCCGTTTCTCTTGGGATAACAAGTGCCTGGCGACTGGAGACGACAATGGAGAAATTAAG ATCTGGTGTGCAATAGATGGGACTCTTCTTCGAGTGTGCACCCAGGATTCAAAGGACTCTCTGGAATCCTACCATGGGGGGTGGGTCACTGATCTTCATTTCTCCCCTGATGGTTGCGCGCTGATCTCAACTGGGGGATACATTAAG
- the apaf1 gene encoding apoptotic protease-activating factor 1 isoform X2, producing MEERARSCLLRSRAKMEADIKASYLMDHMVSDAVLTNEEEEKVKARLTRKEQAAALIDLILRKDNYTYISFYNALIREGYGDLASLLQSDLPLISPEAEKSFLGGGTPYVQTVLCEGGVPQRPGVFVSRPELINRIREKLYKLQKGAGWVTVFGMAGFGKSVLAAEALRDETLLKECFPGGVQWLSVGQLDKAGLLVKIQSLCFRLDQDSESSHRPPNSIEEARDRLRFLMLRKYPRSLLILDDIWDSVVLKAFDIQCRVLLTTRDRSLSDSVTGQKHEVSVGNGLEEDKALEVLALFVNKKVTALPEEARRIVHECKGSPLVVSLIGALLREFPGRWDYYLRQLQNKQFKRIRKSSSYDYEALDQAMSVSIDVLKEDLKEYYKDLTVLEKDVKVPAKVLSVLWDLEPEDVEDILQEFVNKSLLFRDCNQRPYLYYLHDLQLDFLSEQNRYRIQELHSKVVHQYQKHYKSGPPTTGDTECHYWFRYLGYHMANGNLAEELYSLLFSLDWVKTKARVMGPAHVINDYVEYRSMLDKENRMVRNNFQEFLSLNGHRLEQRPFPNVYQLGLSQPNSSEVYRQARLRAEEETKKGAFYLDWINKSSLESLSRLVVQPQKDSIYYACFSKDGERIASCGADGTVQVFTSTSGEKLLEMDAHEDEVLCCAFSPDDKLIATCSADKKIKIWNSQRGKLIRTYDEHSEQVNHCQFTNKSRRILLATCSNDGYSKLWNINKTGSQNTMFGHMESVNHCCFSPEDDYLASFSSDGTLKIWDVSSGNEWKSIDIKSYFPSPSEDVEEVDVIVKCGAWSADGSRVIAAARNTVFVFNVETSNLLSEIKTSRHSTIQSCDFCPTGQLVAIALSHFTVELWEIESNKKVADCSGHLSWVHCVRFSPDGSILLSSSDDQTVRLWETKKVHKSSSVCLKRDSDVLFDQDEITVLAADNRNHLQLRNGRTGQVIYQSEEQESRIRCSCLCKDPLVAALGRRDGTVKVVEIPNGNIISTLTGHSNSVLHCQFTADGQTLITCSEDTTIRVWNWRSSGCKVLQGHTEQVKRFILLEDSRLLSWSFDGTVKVWSVITSELIQDITCHKGAILSCDVSPDGRKFASASADKSAKIWTFDSFDVLHVLSGHEACVRSCRFSWDNKCLATGDDNGEIKIWCAIDGTLLRVCTQDSKDSLESYHGGWVTDLHFSPDGCALISTGGYIKWWDVEKGEALQTFYTAGTNLKGIHVSPDFKTFVTIDNIGILYVLEKVE from the exons ATGGAGGAAAGAGCACGCAGCTGTTTGTTGCGCTCCAGAGCCAAGATGGAGGCGGATATCAAGGCTTCATATCTCATGGATCACATGGTTAGCGATGCAGTGCTCACGAATGAGGAAGAAGAGAAGGTGAAAGCCAGG TTGACTAGAAAGGAGCAAGCAGCTGCattgattgatttgattttgagaAAGGACAACTATACCTACATTTCATTCTATAATGCTTTAATCCGTGAAGGCTACGGAGACCTTGCCTCATTGTTGCAAAGTGACCTTCCTCTTATCTCACCGGAAGCAGAGAAAAGCTTTTTAGGAGGAGGCACCCCTTATG TCCAGACAGTGCTTTGCGAAGGAGGTGTTCCTCAGAGACCAGGTGTATTTGTCAGTCGACCAGAGCTAATCAACCGCATTCGAGAGAAACTGTACAAATTGCAGAAGGGTGCTGGCTGGGTCACTGTTTTCGGCATGGCAGGCTTTGGGAAATCTGTGCTGGCCGCTGAGGCATTGAGGGACGAAACTCTGCTTAAAG AGTGCTTTCCTGGGGGAGTCCAGTGGTTGTCTGTGGGGCAGCTGGACAAGGCAGGGCTTCTGGTCAAGATTCAGTCCCTGTGCTTCCGTTTGGACCAGGACTCCGAGTCCTCCCACAGACCCCCGAACTCCATTGAGGAGGCCCGAGACCGTCTCAGGTTCCTCATGCTCCGCAAATACCCCAG ATCCCTTTTGATTCTGGATGACATCTGGGACAGTGTGGTTCTGAAGGCCTTTGATATTCAGTGCAGAGTTCTCCTCACTACCCGAGATCGGAGCCTGAGTGATTCTGTGACAG GACAGAAGCATGAAGTGTCTGTGGGCAATGGGCTGGAAGAAGACAAGGCCCTGGAAGTGCTAGCTCTGTTTGTAAACAAGAAAGTAACAGCTTTGCCAGAGGAGGCTCGACGCATTGTACATGAGTGCaaag GGTCTCCTCTTGTGGTGTCTCTAATTGGAGCTCTGCTGCGAGAATTCCCAGGCCGCTGGGATTACTACCTACGACAGCTGCAAAACAAGCAGTTTAAAAGGATTCGCAAGTCTTCCTCCTATGACTACGAGGCTTTAGATCAAGCCATGTCAGTCAGCATAGACGTACTGAAAGAGGATCTCAAGGAGTATTACAAAGATTTAACGGTCCTGGAGAAGGATGTCAAAGTGCCAGCAAAG gTTCTTTCAGTCCTCTGGGATCTGGAACCCGAGGACGTGGAGGACATCCTTCAAGAGTTTGTGAACAAATCCTTACTCTTTCGTGACTGCAACCAGAGGCCTTACCTCTATTACCTGCATGACCTGCAACTGGACTTCCTCTCAGAGCAGAACCGCTACAGGATTCAG GAGCTTCATTCCAAAGTGGTTCATCAGTACCagaagcattataaaagtggtCCTCCAACCACTGGTGACACAGAGTGCCATTACTGGTTCAGATACCTGGGCTATCACATGGCCAATGGAAACCTGGCCGAG GAGCTATACTCACTCTTGTTCTCCCTGGACTGGGTAAAGACCAAGGCTCGGGTCATGGGACCGGCCCATGTCATCAATGACTATGTGGAGTACCGCAGCATGCTGGACAAGGAG AACAGGATGGTTCGAAATAATTTCCAGGAGTTTTTGTCTTTGAATGGACACCGGTTGGAACAGAGGCCCTTTCCAAATGTCTATCAGTTGGGCCTCAGTCAGCCCAACTCCTCAGAGGTATATCGTCAAGCAAGACTGAGAGCAGAGGAAGAGACAAAGAAGGGAGCCTTCTACCTGGACTGGAT CAACAAAAGTAGTTTAGAGAGTTTATCCCGCCTGGTTGTACAACCGCAGAAGGATTCCATCTACTATGCTTGCTTTTCTAAAGATGGTGAAAGGATAGCATCCTGTGGAGCAGATGGCACTGTACAG GTGTTCACGAGTACATCTGGGGAGAAACTTCTGGAAATGGATGCCCATGAAGATGAAGTGCTCTGCTGTGCATTCTCTCCAGATGACAAGTTAATAGCCACATGTTCTGCAGACAAGAAGATAAAG ATTTGGAACTCGCAGAGGGGAAAACTGATCCGAACGTATGATGAGCACAGCGAACAGGTCAATCACTGCCAGTTTACCAACAAAAGCCGTAGAATCTTACTGGCTACCTGTTCAAATGATGGCTATTCCAAG CTGTGGAACATCAATAAGACAGGGTCTCAGAACACAATGTTTGGACACATGGAATCTGTCAACCACTGCTGTTTTTCACCGGAGGATGATTATCTGGCTAGCTTCTCAAGTGATGGAACACTAAAG ATTTGGGATGTATCATCAGGGAACGAATGGAAGTCCATTGACATTAAGAGTTACTTCCCCAGCCCCTCTGAGGATGTTGAAGAAGTGGACGTGATTGTGAAGTGTGGCGCCTGGTCTGCTGATGGCTCCCGGGTTATCGCTGCTGCGAGAAATACTGTTTTT GTGTTTAATGTTGAAACCTCTAATCTGTTGTCAGAAATCAAAACCAGTCGGCACAGCACCATTCAGTCCTGTGACTTCTGTCCAACCGGCCAGTTAGTGGCCATTGCGTTGTCCCATTTTACTGTGGAG CTGTGGGAAATCGAGTCCAATAAGAAAGTGGCTGACTGCAGTGGGCATCTGAGCTGGGTGCACTGTGTGAGGTTCTCTCCAGACGGGTCTATATTACTCTCGTCCTCAGATGACCAGACTGTCAGG CTTTGGGAAACAAAGAAAGTACACAAGTCGTCTTCTGTGTGTTTGAAGCGAGACTCTGATGTGCTTTTTGATCAGGACGAAATCACTGTTTTGGCTGCAGACaacagaaaccatttacag TTGAGAAATGGTAGGACAGGACAAGTGATTTATCAGTCAGAGGAACAGGAGTCTCGCATTCGTTGCTCCTGTCTCTGTAAAGACCCTCTGGTTGCAGCTCTGGGCAGAAGGGATGGAACTGTGAAG GTCGTGGAGATTCCTAATGGCAATATTATAAGCACACTAACGGGACACTCCAATTCCGTGCTGCATTGTCAGTTTACTGCTGATGGACAAACTCTCATCACGTGTTCAGAGGACACAACAATTAGG GTGTGGAACTGGAGGTCTTCTGGATGCAAGGTTCTGCAAGGCCACACAGAGCAGGTGAAGAGATTCATCCTGCTAGAAGATTCAAGACTCTTATCGTGGTCGTTCGACGGCACCGTCAAG GTGTGGAGTGTAATCACCAGTGAGCTTATCCAGGATATCACCTGTCACAAAGGGGCAATTTTGTCTTGTGATGTCTCCCCCGATGGAAGGAAGTTTGCATCTGCCTCTGCTGACAAAAGTGCTAAG ATCTGGACCTTTGATTCTTTTGATGTGCTCCACGTACTTAGCGGACACGAGGCCTGTGTCAGAAGCTGCCGTTTCTCTTGGGATAACAAGTGCCTGGCGACTGGAGACGACAATGGAGAAATTAAG ATCTGGTGTGCAATAGATGGGACTCTTCTTCGAGTGTGCACCCAGGATTCAAAGGACTCTCTGGAATCCTACCATGGGGGGTGGGTCACTGATCTTCATTTCTCCCCTGATGGTTGCGCGCTGATCTCAACTGGGGGATACATTAAG